The sequence GGTCGACCGCGGGTCAGCGGTAGTCGTCCTCGTCCAGCGGCACCACCCGCGCCTGCTCGACGGCATCGCCGTCGCTGACACCGTCCACCGGGCGCGCGGTGATCGGGTCGTCCTCGTCCGGCCGGAGATCGGCCAGCTGCTCCGCCACATCCGCCTCGGGCGCCTCAGGATCGAGGGATTCCGGAAACTGCTCCCGGAAGGTGTCCGGCTCCGCAGGGTCGACAGTCATGCCGCTCCCCTCGCTTCCTTGTGCTCACTTACGAGCCTAGGAGGATCGCGGAGGCACCGCTAGACGGATCCGACCTGTGTCTGTGACGGCGAACACAAGAGGAGGAGCGTGATCGTCTCGTAACATTGCCCGCATGTCATCGACCGAGCTGCCGGGCGTACGGTCCACCGCCGAGCTGTCCTCCCAGGTGGGAGCTGTTCGAGTGGCCGAAGGGGAGCAGCTGCGCACCGTCACGCTGCCCGGCCTGGAACTGGCCGTCCGGGTCCGGCCGCCCCGGCGCACCGGGCTGCCGCCCGCTCTGTTCGTGCACGGACTCGGCGGTTCCTCCCAGAACTGGTCGGATCTGATGGCGCGACTGGCCGACACCGTCGACGGTGAGGCCCTCGACCTGCCGGGCTTCGGCTGGTCCCCACCACCCGCCGACCGGGACTACTCCGTCACCGCCTTCGCCCGCGCCGTGATCCGGCACCTCGACGCCGCCGGGCGCGGCCCGGTCCACCTGTTCGGGAACTCCCTCGGCGGCGCCGTCTCCACCCGCGTCGCGGCCGTCCGGCCCGACCTGGTGAGCACCCTGACGCTCGTCTCGCCCGCCCTGCCCGAACTGCGCGTGCAGAAGTCGGCCGTGCCGACCGCGCTGCTCGCCGTGCCCGGGGTGGCCGCGCTCTTCAACCGACTGACCCAGGGGCTCGGTGCCGAGCAGCGCACCCGCGGGGTGACGGAGCTCTGTTACGGGGACCCCTCCCGGGTGACGCCGGAGGGATTCCGCAACGCCGTCGAGGAGATGGAGCGGCGGATGGCGCTCCCGTACTTCTGGGAGGCGATGACCCGCTCCTCGCGCGGCATCGTCGACGCCTACACCCTCGGTGGCCAGCACGGACTGTGGCGACAGGCGCAGCGGGTTCTCGCGCCCTCGCTGCTGGTCTACGGTGG comes from Streptomyces virginiae and encodes:
- a CDS encoding alpha/beta fold hydrolase, with product MSSTELPGVRSTAELSSQVGAVRVAEGEQLRTVTLPGLELAVRVRPPRRTGLPPALFVHGLGGSSQNWSDLMARLADTVDGEALDLPGFGWSPPPADRDYSVTAFARAVIRHLDAAGRGPVHLFGNSLGGAVSTRVAAVRPDLVSTLTLVSPALPELRVQKSAVPTALLAVPGVAALFNRLTQGLGAEQRTRGVTELCYGDPSRVTPEGFRNAVEEMERRMALPYFWEAMTRSSRGIVDAYTLGGQHGLWRQAQRVLAPSLLVYGGRDQLVSYRMAHKAAAAYRGSRLLCLPEAGHVAMMEYPEVVAAAFRELLSDTGTGESDRYSEDGRG